A window of Candidatus Nealsonbacteria bacterium genomic DNA:
TTGCCCCATCCAGACCGTATCTCTTCTAGCCAGATAATCATTAACAGTAATGACATGAACCCCTTTTTGTTCCAAGGCATTTAAATAAACCGGCAAAGTGGCTGCCAAGGTTTTGCCTTCGCCGGTCTTCATTTCGGCAATTTCTCCTTGATGCAAAGCTATTCCACCAATCAGCTGGACATCGAAATGCCGCTGTTTTAAGGTCCTTTTCGCTGATTCCCTGACCAAAGCAAAAACTTCTGGTAAAATATCGTCAAGATTCTCGCCTTTGTTTAATCTTTCTTTAAATTCTAAGGTCCGAGCACTCAAATCGTTGAGTGCTCGGTCTTTAAATTCTCTTTCAAGGCTATTTATTTTCTCTACTATCGGCTGAAACTTTTTTAAATATTTTTCATTGGCATCGCCAAAAATTTTAGATAAAATCTTCATAGAATAAATTATATAATAAATTGCCAAAAATAAAAAGGGCGGCTTTAAGTCCCCTTTTTTACTTAGCTTTAAAAGATTATTTATTTACAACATAACTAATAATTTTGTAAACCAGCTTGGCGGCTAAAAAATCAGGGGCAATAAAGCTTGGTATGGGTGATAATTCAACAACGTCTGCTCCGACAATTTTTCTATTTTTTGCAACTTCTCTGATTAAATCTAGGACTTCATTCCACCCAAGGCCACTAGGTTCTGGCGTACCAACAGATGGCATAAAAGAAGGATCAAACACATCGAGGTCTAAAGTTAGATAAACGTTTTCTTTTAGGGTACTGACAACTTCTTCGTTAGAAAATTTTTTATCGTAAAAGATATTATTCTTTTTTGCTTCTTTTATGTATTTGGTTTCTTCTTCGCTCATACTTCTAATGCCAACTTGCGTTATCGGTAATTTTAAATCTTGGGATATTCTTCTCATCACGCATCCATGGTGGTATTTTGTCCCTTCAAATTCATTCCGCAAATCAGCATGAGCGTCAAGCTGTAAAACTGAAAAATTATATGCAGAATATTTCTTTTTAAGAGCAGAGACTGCTCCCAGGGTAATCGAGTGCTCCCCTCCTAACATCAAAGGAAACTTCTCATCGCTTAAAATTCGAGCTATCACATTCTCAATTCTTAAAGTTGTTTCTTTCGGAGAGTTCTTAGAAGGCTCTAATGCCTCTAAGGTGAAAATGCCAATTTTACTGATGTCTTTCTTTTTTTCTATATCATAAAGCTCCATATGGCGGGAGGCATTTATGATTGCCCAAGGACCATCTTTCGTCCCAGAGATGTAATAAGTTGTGGATTCATAAGGTACGGGAATAATAACTACTTTTGAGCTTCTGTAATTTTGCTTTTCCAAACCTCCGAAATTATAAGGCTCCAATGCTGGGTAAGAAAATCCTTTCACCCCCACACCAAACGAGCTTATGTTTCAAGGCTACTCTTGATCCTATTTTTGAGTTGCCTTAAAGCTTTCGCTCGTAGTTTTAGGTTATGTTCTCGTTTGACCGCATCTTATTTTGAAGCATAAGCTTCATAATATACAGGATACAGTGGTCTTTTTGATTTTGTTGGCCTAACGAGACCTGAATTATGTTCTTTTAATCTTTTCCTAAGATCATTAGTATATCCAATATACAAACTTGCATCGTTTCTACTTTTCAGGATATAAACAAAGAACATAATTCAAAGCTCGTTATGGTGTGGAGGTTCATTTTTTTTTAAAAAGAGA
This region includes:
- the speB gene encoding agmatinase — protein: MEPYNFGGLEKQNYRSSKVVIIPVPYESTTYYISGTKDGPWAIINASRHMELYDIEKKKDISKIGIFTLEALEPSKNSPKETTLRIENVIARILSDEKFPLMLGGEHSITLGAVSALKKKYSAYNFSVLQLDAHADLRNEFEGTKYHHGCVMRRISQDLKLPITQVGIRSMSEEETKYIKEAKKNNIFYDKKFSNEEVVSTLKENVYLTLDLDVFDPSFMPSVGTPEPSGLGWNEVLDLIREVAKNRKIVGADVVELSPIPSFIAPDFLAAKLVYKIISYVVNK